A stretch of Armatimonadota bacterium DNA encodes these proteins:
- a CDS encoding peptidylprolyl isomerase: MKSWIIVGLAAIALSAVAQPGTGGQPGAQPPADQPKPVIPDMPKTSPPLPDPKKVVATVNGAQITAEEVARMAFEWAAAEIIDEIILQRLVEEDAKKLGIAIDDAEIDKKYMASLENAARNVPPNMTLPDFLKRNRFPASRLYSRTRTQHLAEKAVERQLNLDEFVQYRQIVFRIPGSTPEEQNNNAVEVEKKANEVHKMLTDGLDFGEAAKVHSEDQFSKDKGGLMDFQPMQFLMPELQEKLKSMKPGDFSAPYKSLQGYMIIKLEKLGSQATPAEMETIKQTGVRLKIGEYIQNLQSTAKITNEIVKPPSTEAEGANTGVPSPRNRP; this comes from the coding sequence ATGAAGAGTTGGATAATAGTCGGTCTGGCCGCAATCGCCTTGAGCGCCGTTGCTCAGCCAGGAACCGGCGGTCAGCCCGGCGCTCAGCCGCCCGCAGACCAACCGAAACCTGTCATCCCCGATATGCCCAAGACCTCTCCTCCGTTGCCCGACCCTAAAAAGGTCGTAGCGACCGTCAATGGAGCACAGATCACGGCAGAAGAAGTGGCCAGAATGGCGTTTGAATGGGCCGCCGCAGAGATTATCGACGAGATCATCCTCCAAAGATTAGTCGAAGAGGACGCGAAGAAGCTGGGCATCGCCATCGACGACGCCGAGATCGACAAGAAGTACATGGCCTCGCTGGAGAACGCAGCCCGAAACGTGCCCCCGAACATGACGCTGCCCGACTTCTTAAAGCGCAATCGCTTTCCCGCCAGCCGTCTCTATTCTCGCACTCGAACCCAGCATCTGGCTGAGAAGGCGGTCGAACGGCAGCTGAACTTGGACGAGTTCGTACAATACCGCCAGATCGTATTTCGAATTCCTGGCTCAACCCCGGAAGAGCAGAACAACAACGCCGTCGAAGTCGAGAAGAAGGCGAACGAAGTGCACAAGATGCTGACCGATGGATTGGATTTCGGCGAGGCGGCCAAAGTGCATTCAGAAGACCAGTTCTCCAAGGACAAGGGCGGTCTGATGGACTTCCAGCCGATGCAGTTCCTGATGCCCGAGCTCCAAGAGAAGCTTAAGAGCATGAAGCCGGGCGACTTTAGCGCCCCTTACAAGTCGTTGCAAGGCTACATGATCATCAAACTGGAGAAACTAGGCTCGCAGGCGACCCCTGCCGAGATGGAGACGATCAAGCAAACGGGCGTGCGACTAAAGATCGGCGAGTACATTCAAAACCTTCAGAGCACGGCCAAGATCACCAATGAGATCGTCAAGCCGCCGAGCACTGAAGCCGAAGGCGCAAACACGGGAGTTCCGTCGCCTCGAAACCGACCGTAA
- a CDS encoding Gfo/Idh/MocA family oxidoreductase, translating into MAKRTLNVALIGYQFMGKAHSNAYRQVSRFFPELNIEPRLKLLCGRNEARVREAAERFGFEEIETDWKSAVSRPDIDIVDVSTPGNLHAPIAIEAARQGKIVLCEKPLANTLSEAREMVSAVNQSGVKHGVFFNYRKAPAVALAKRLIESGQLGDIYHFRGTYLQDWIVDPNFPLVWRLDKSVSGSGAHGDLNAHLIDLAQWLVGDIAETCAMMTTFIKQRPKLAEIDDRLGGSASQEKGDVTVDDAACFLARFSNGAIGTFEATRFALGRKNYNRFEINGSKGSLAFNLERMNELEVYFESDAPGVKGFRTVQATEGDHPYVSAWWPAGHIIGYEHTFTHLIRDALEAIDKGEQPSPNFNDGLKCQAVLEAAQTSANERRWVTVT; encoded by the coding sequence ATGGCCAAGCGAACCTTAAACGTCGCGCTTATCGGCTACCAGTTTATGGGAAAGGCGCACAGCAACGCCTACCGGCAAGTCTCGCGCTTCTTTCCCGAATTGAACATCGAACCGCGCCTCAAACTGCTCTGCGGACGCAACGAGGCGCGGGTTCGAGAAGCCGCCGAACGGTTCGGGTTCGAAGAGATCGAAACCGATTGGAAAAGCGCGGTTTCACGTCCAGACATCGATATAGTGGACGTCTCTACTCCGGGCAATCTCCATGCGCCGATAGCGATCGAAGCCGCTCGTCAGGGCAAAATCGTGCTGTGCGAGAAGCCTCTGGCCAACACGCTGTCCGAAGCGCGCGAGATGGTCTCCGCCGTCAATCAGAGCGGAGTCAAGCACGGCGTTTTCTTCAACTATCGCAAGGCGCCCGCCGTCGCGTTGGCCAAGCGACTGATCGAATCGGGGCAGTTAGGCGACATCTACCACTTTCGAGGCACCTATCTGCAGGATTGGATCGTCGATCCCAATTTCCCGCTGGTCTGGAGGCTCGATAAGAGCGTCTCGGGTTCGGGCGCGCACGGCGATCTCAACGCGCACTTGATCGATCTGGCGCAATGGCTGGTCGGCGATATTGCCGAGACCTGCGCGATGATGACGACGTTTATCAAACAAAGGCCAAAACTAGCCGAGATCGATGATCGTTTGGGCGGCAGCGCCAGCCAAGAAAAGGGCGACGTTACCGTGGACGACGCGGCTTGCTTCTTAGCACGGTTCTCCAACGGCGCCATCGGCACGTTCGAGGCCACTCGGTTTGCGCTTGGCCGCAAGAACTACAACCGATTTGAAATCAACGGATCGAAAGGCTCCCTGGCCTTCAACTTAGAGCGCATGAACGAATTGGAGGTCTACTTCGAATCGGACGCGCCGGGCGTCAAGGGATTTAGAACTGTTCAGGCGACCGAGGGCGATCATCCCTATGTCTCCGCATGGTGGCCGGCCGGGCATATCATAGGGTACGAGCACACCTTCACCCATCTGATACGAGACGCGCTCGAAGCCATCGACAAAGGCGAACAGCCTTCGCCCAACTTCAACGACGGCCTGAAGTGTCAGGCTGTGCTCGAAGCCGCCCAAACCTCCGCCAACGAGCGCCGCTGGGTAACGGTTACATGA
- a CDS encoding DoxX family protein, which translates to MKSLNLRAILFGRFRGAVNAADIGLLILRVGMGVYMAVGHGFGKLPPVERFIEGVEKMGFPFPTAFAWLAAVTESIFAMMLAAGLLSRPAAFALVINMAVAAFVAHAADPFFASNPGERSKEMAMLYLMPFLCLLFTGPGKISLDRVLAGSKA; encoded by the coding sequence ATGAAAAGTCTCAATCTTCGCGCCATCTTGTTCGGACGCTTTCGTGGCGCAGTAAATGCTGCGGACATTGGCCTTTTGATACTGAGGGTCGGCATGGGCGTCTACATGGCGGTCGGGCACGGATTTGGCAAATTGCCGCCCGTCGAGCGGTTTATCGAAGGCGTCGAGAAGATGGGATTCCCGTTTCCCACGGCCTTCGCATGGTTGGCCGCCGTTACCGAATCGATTTTTGCCATGATGCTGGCGGCAGGGCTGCTCTCTCGGCCGGCGGCGTTCGCGCTGGTCATTAACATGGCGGTAGCGGCCTTTGTCGCCCATGCCGCCGATCCGTTCTTTGCCTCCAATCCGGGCGAACGGTCGAAAGAAATGGCGATGCTCTATCTGATGCCGTTCCTGTGTTTGCTCTTTACAGGTCCGGGCAAGATCAGCCTCGACCGCGTGCTGGCCGGGTCGAAAGCCTAG
- a CDS encoding aminodeoxychorismate/anthranilate synthase component II, translating to MTLVIDNYDSFTYNLVQYIGELGGDPQVYRNDEISVEEALALGPSRILISPGPCTPNEAGISVELIRALESIPLLGVCLGHQCICAAFGGTIVRADRIMHGKSSAIEHDRQGVFDGLPSPFSAIRYHSLLLMPETLPSDLSVTAKTEQGEIMGVRHKRLPIEGVQFHPESIMTEHGKQMIANFLRMRASESA from the coding sequence GTGACCCTGGTCATCGACAACTACGACAGTTTCACTTACAACCTCGTCCAATACATCGGCGAGTTGGGCGGCGATCCACAGGTCTATCGAAACGACGAGATCAGCGTCGAGGAGGCACTCGCGCTCGGACCGTCTAGAATTCTCATCTCGCCAGGGCCCTGCACTCCGAACGAAGCGGGCATCTCGGTTGAGCTGATTCGAGCTTTGGAAAGCATCCCCCTATTGGGCGTCTGCCTGGGCCATCAATGCATTTGCGCTGCATTCGGCGGCACGATCGTGCGCGCCGACCGGATCATGCACGGCAAATCCAGCGCGATCGAGCATGATCGGCAAGGCGTATTTGACGGTCTGCCCAGCCCGTTTAGTGCGATTCGCTATCACTCGCTGTTGCTCATGCCGGAGACTTTGCCAAGCGACCTTTCCGTAACCGCTAAGACCGAACAGGGCGAGATTATGGGCGTCCGTCACAAGAGATTGCCGATCGAGGGCGTGCAGTTTCATCCCGAATCGATCATGACCGAGCATGGCAAGCAGATGATAGCGAACTTCTTGCGAATGCGAGCGTCTGAATCGGCATGA
- the hrcA gene encoding heat-inducible transcription repressor HrcA yields MTKKGDQRQAEELDPRKQTILKAVVDDYVETAEPVGSESLLQRYPLGVKPATVRNEMATISDMGYLHQPHTSAGRAPTHRGYRYYVDRLAEPMNEDEARQIARRLAKTVESQPEMVTATLRMLSGITRYAAVATTARDQSLKLLKCVVTPLTRGRALMMCAFDNGSVDSHVVDLGSALSAQQMRRLNASIAKLVEGQQAAEVVALKLSLPVVEDRFLQDAIARTLRAAQSSARVATRGELYYEGILKMMEHVEFQRSLESLEQVLGALQDKHRVYDAMEQTPENELSVMVGEENPVPELQNCSMVVARYKAGKREGGVIGVVGPARMRYSETLPLVQQMARSLSGVLAKLIEE; encoded by the coding sequence ATGACCAAGAAAGGCGACCAGCGACAGGCCGAAGAGCTCGATCCGCGCAAGCAGACGATTCTGAAGGCTGTGGTGGACGATTATGTGGAGACCGCCGAGCCGGTTGGTTCGGAGTCGCTCCTTCAGCGCTATCCGCTTGGCGTCAAGCCGGCCACTGTGCGCAACGAGATGGCGACCATCTCGGACATGGGCTATTTGCATCAGCCGCACACTAGCGCCGGTCGCGCGCCCACGCATCGAGGCTATCGATACTATGTGGATCGATTAGCCGAGCCGATGAACGAAGACGAAGCCCGCCAGATTGCCAGAAGGCTGGCCAAGACCGTGGAGAGCCAGCCGGAGATGGTAACGGCCACGCTTCGCATGCTCTCTGGCATCACGCGCTATGCTGCCGTGGCGACGACCGCAAGAGACCAGAGCCTGAAACTTTTGAAGTGCGTCGTAACCCCGTTGACCAGGGGGCGCGCGCTGATGATGTGCGCGTTCGACAATGGCAGCGTCGATAGCCATGTGGTCGATTTAGGCTCGGCTCTTAGCGCGCAACAGATGAGACGGTTAAACGCCTCCATTGCCAAACTGGTCGAAGGCCAGCAAGCCGCCGAAGTGGTTGCTTTGAAGCTATCCCTGCCAGTGGTCGAAGATCGGTTCTTGCAGGACGCGATTGCCAGAACTCTTCGTGCCGCTCAATCTTCCGCAAGGGTCGCTACAAGAGGCGAACTGTATTACGAAGGCATTCTGAAAATGATGGAGCACGTCGAGTTTCAGCGCAGTCTCGAATCGCTGGAACAGGTGCTAGGCGCCCTACAGGACAAGCACAGAGTCTATGACGCCATGGAGCAGACGCCGGAGAACGAGCTGAGCGTCATGGTAGGCGAAGAGAACCCGGTGCCCGAACTTCAGAACTGCAGCATGGTGGTCGCTCGATACAAGGCTGGAAAGCGAGAAGGCGGCGTGATCGGCGTGGTCGGTCCGGCCAGAATGCGCTACTCCGAGACTTTGCCTCTGGTCCAACAGATGGCGCGCAGCCTTTCCGGCGTCCTGGCCAAACTGATCGAAGAGTGA
- a CDS encoding alpha-2-macroglobulin, whose translation MRGIVLALAVIAALTLIGAGISAKLDAVAIQDIATLKSQAERHYAEGSFAEALRLYQRADALTLSEVDRRWVDFRLADCQWRSLGADRRPDQTPIEESESKLKAIVEKIKEPKDRDLVWALAAESLGDLDLQHRRGGSAWNWYSQALSYWADQTELETARKKYIEIVFRYARGPQDSGGPWGWSRFGYERVPSQFLENALSIAKTENDRAGLAHLLAMALFNRNDFSGAKRAEQAFLLSIQHGKRVKWYDEALYHYGLWSEQRGATTRDENGNQSRKSDFEKALKLYQRLISEYKQEESAYWENARDRSRQITQEQATVMIGEQFLPGSLVRFHVAYRNVAQGQFAIYRVNVMTDFEPVGDRYRNADLYRAERIMARQPIRTWQKTFAQTGKHYPGQEQYVLEDKLPVGAYLISVKAGSAASHALLVVTDAAIISNPLNQDMSVYMADAISGQPVPNAKVKIWFGEYNGQSNRWNWVSREGTSNSDGMVRIPKPGTYQRSVVIADADGRTAFIPDQYIYDYGQRGRGWMIYAFTDRPAYRPGDTVQWKSILRAYQEQTYATPAGKRLELSITDPKGEKVKTGLISLNDFGSCWGDLELTDKMPLGQYMLHFSDPSNANNHIGSAVLFRLEEYKLPEFKVSVSTLEENGVKKTFRLGEPIEIEIKAEFYFGGAVGDADVDVVVRQRNFYPYFAPDRRYPWYFEETRYGRWGYNWDRGQEIRREKLKTDGDGRARLTIESPPSGDNIEYIVEARVTDSSRREIVSTGTVRVTNQRYFAHLDAKRFLVRPGDRALFALKTKDANKNPVSASGKATVYHIQTVETWINPHGVRVSGAELETARSKGFPMVDGRRWQMESRAERRTKVKEMPVNTTSNGEAEFDLVIEKTGAYEVVWLGPESDGPDVKAQTNFWVADRNTRDVERFRNGLEIVVESESMKAGGYGRIALISDSPNSSVLLTLVGQGVIDHRLVRMSGRMAVVDMPIDSRHVPNFYVYASTVRNAMWLTDQKEVIVPPEQQFLNVEVVADREVYEPGETGSLTITAKDHAGKPVITELGVRVSDYAVEYIQKDETLDPRQFFYGDKRYSYFSYACSLAYHGLSLLEKNKDGSVLARSRDELAAMPARENARFQGAPASAETGGSGGFGGRGGGFALGAELKSMDLAAAMPLVEQAPEQEIAVRTDFRATAYWNAAIVTDANGKATVQFKYPESTTEWRAVVRGVTTSTQVGKGEATSRTRKPIIVRLQAPRFFVVGDEPVISAVVNNNTDQAMRARVSLDAEGIDRTGSRDIELTVPANGEARADWKTRVLNHGPVKLKTTAVAGRQTDGMERTYLAFEHGIDRLIAKSGKFASNEAAILMDIPAARRSTEFEVMVTPSLAVTMLDALPYLIRYPYGCTEQTMSRFLPTVIVKSTLQKMGMKPEDIANKVFGGITPEAAKRMATNPQAMLKELDQVIQAGLARLYDMQHEDGGWGWWKEGESDLWMTAYVVWGLTLAQSADLDFEHDRLERGRAFLQTKIVTAKNNLALQTWVLHALTARNGNGSGPERAAFENLYERRSELPSYSLALLALSAHRMGMREQAQVLSRNLANGAQIDNAPDQSILVPGGERNPLAGRTAFWGSRGYWWRWHDGPVESTSFVLSALLAIDPKHELIEPAINWLLKNRRGAQWSNTRDTAIAILTLNDYLKTTNELGQRFDFEVFLNGRSIGKQSVTPETAISAPSRFAADPELVRDGRNEIRIVRTGESGNLYFSVEARFFSLEEPIPAGGHEIFARREFYRYVEKRTLLNGIQYERVPLRDGETVRSGERVEVVVTVESKNDYEYLIFEDLKPAGLEAVQLQSGAPLYARELKASRAGEASGNRDPNAPYTGRSAWLYQELRDRKVAMFASSLEQGLWEIRYELRAEVPGRFHALPLMGHAMYVPEIRCNSDETRLTVLDR comes from the coding sequence ATGAGAGGAATCGTGCTTGCACTGGCTGTAATAGCCGCGCTAACGCTGATCGGCGCCGGCATTTCTGCAAAGTTGGACGCTGTTGCTATTCAGGATATTGCAACGCTAAAGTCTCAAGCGGAGCGGCATTATGCCGAAGGCTCGTTCGCCGAAGCGCTCAGGCTCTACCAACGAGCGGACGCTCTCACCCTGTCCGAAGTCGATCGTCGCTGGGTCGATTTTCGATTGGCCGACTGCCAATGGCGGTCGCTGGGCGCCGATCGACGACCCGACCAAACGCCTATCGAGGAATCCGAGTCGAAGCTTAAAGCGATCGTCGAGAAAATCAAAGAACCCAAAGATCGAGACCTCGTGTGGGCTTTGGCGGCAGAATCCCTGGGAGATCTTGATCTTCAACACAGGCGCGGCGGCAGCGCTTGGAACTGGTACTCGCAAGCCTTGAGCTACTGGGCGGACCAGACCGAGTTAGAGACCGCTCGTAAGAAATACATCGAGATCGTTTTTCGATACGCTCGCGGGCCGCAAGACAGCGGCGGACCCTGGGGATGGTCGAGATTTGGCTACGAGAGAGTTCCATCGCAATTCCTCGAGAACGCGCTTTCCATTGCCAAAACGGAGAACGATCGCGCTGGGCTGGCGCATCTCTTGGCAATGGCTCTGTTCAATCGAAACGACTTTTCGGGCGCAAAGCGAGCCGAGCAAGCCTTCCTGCTCTCCATTCAACACGGCAAGCGCGTCAAGTGGTACGACGAAGCGCTCTATCACTACGGATTATGGAGCGAACAGCGCGGCGCAACGACGAGGGACGAAAACGGCAACCAGTCGCGCAAATCAGACTTCGAAAAAGCGCTGAAACTCTATCAGCGATTGATCTCCGAGTACAAACAAGAGGAATCGGCCTATTGGGAGAACGCGAGAGACCGAAGCCGCCAAATCACCCAAGAACAGGCTACCGTCATGATCGGCGAGCAGTTTCTGCCCGGTTCGCTCGTTCGCTTCCACGTCGCCTATCGCAACGTAGCGCAGGGCCAGTTCGCTATCTATCGAGTCAATGTGATGACCGACTTTGAGCCGGTCGGCGACCGCTATCGCAACGCAGACCTTTATCGAGCGGAGAGAATTATGGCCCGCCAACCCATAAGAACCTGGCAAAAAACCTTCGCCCAAACAGGCAAACATTACCCCGGCCAAGAGCAGTACGTCCTGGAAGACAAACTTCCCGTCGGCGCCTATCTAATTTCGGTCAAAGCAGGGTCGGCTGCGAGCCATGCGCTTTTGGTCGTAACCGATGCGGCGATCATATCGAACCCGCTCAATCAGGACATGAGCGTTTACATGGCCGATGCGATTTCGGGCCAGCCTGTGCCCAATGCCAAGGTCAAAATCTGGTTCGGCGAATACAACGGTCAGTCCAACCGCTGGAATTGGGTATCCCGAGAGGGGACGTCCAACTCGGATGGAATGGTCCGGATACCCAAGCCCGGAACGTATCAGCGATCGGTCGTCATCGCCGATGCAGACGGGCGCACCGCTTTCATCCCCGATCAATACATCTATGATTATGGCCAGCGCGGTCGTGGATGGATGATCTATGCCTTTACCGACCGTCCTGCATACCGCCCGGGCGATACCGTACAGTGGAAGTCGATCCTGCGCGCTTACCAGGAACAAACCTACGCGACCCCAGCGGGCAAGAGGCTTGAGTTATCGATCACCGATCCAAAGGGCGAAAAGGTGAAGACCGGCCTCATATCCCTCAACGACTTTGGATCCTGTTGGGGCGACCTGGAGCTGACCGACAAAATGCCTTTGGGCCAATACATGCTCCACTTTTCGGACCCTTCCAATGCCAACAACCATATTGGAAGCGCCGTGCTTTTTCGCCTGGAAGAGTACAAACTCCCCGAGTTCAAGGTCAGCGTCTCTACGCTGGAAGAGAACGGCGTTAAGAAGACCTTCCGATTGGGCGAGCCGATCGAGATCGAGATTAAGGCGGAGTTTTACTTTGGAGGCGCCGTTGGGGATGCAGATGTGGACGTTGTGGTGCGCCAGCGCAACTTCTACCCCTACTTTGCGCCAGACCGGCGCTATCCCTGGTACTTTGAAGAGACTCGATATGGCCGATGGGGCTACAACTGGGATCGTGGACAAGAGATTCGGCGAGAGAAACTGAAGACCGATGGCGACGGGCGGGCCCGTTTGACCATCGAAAGCCCGCCGAGCGGGGACAACATCGAGTACATCGTCGAAGCAAGGGTAACCGACTCTTCGCGCCGCGAAATCGTCTCGACCGGCACAGTGCGCGTTACCAATCAGCGCTACTTTGCCCATCTGGATGCGAAACGATTTCTGGTGCGGCCTGGCGACCGAGCCCTATTTGCGCTAAAAACCAAGGACGCCAACAAGAATCCCGTAAGCGCGAGCGGCAAGGCGACCGTTTATCACATCCAGACGGTCGAAACCTGGATAAACCCGCACGGTGTTCGCGTGTCGGGCGCCGAATTGGAGACGGCCCGATCGAAGGGCTTCCCTATGGTCGACGGCCGTAGATGGCAGATGGAAAGCCGTGCGGAAAGGCGCACCAAAGTCAAGGAGATGCCCGTAAACACGACATCGAACGGTGAAGCAGAGTTTGATCTTGTGATCGAAAAGACAGGCGCCTATGAGGTCGTCTGGTTAGGCCCCGAGAGCGACGGCCCGGACGTTAAGGCTCAGACCAACTTCTGGGTAGCCGACCGAAACACCCGGGACGTGGAGCGGTTCCGAAACGGCTTGGAGATCGTCGTCGAGTCGGAGAGTATGAAGGCAGGCGGCTATGGCCGCATCGCCCTGATCTCCGACTCGCCTAACTCTTCCGTGCTGTTGACGCTGGTCGGACAAGGCGTCATCGACCATCGGCTTGTCAGAATGTCGGGCCGAATGGCGGTGGTGGACATGCCGATCGATAGCCGACATGTGCCGAACTTCTATGTCTATGCCTCGACCGTTCGAAACGCGATGTGGCTCACCGATCAGAAAGAAGTGATCGTGCCTCCAGAACAGCAGTTCTTGAACGTCGAGGTCGTAGCGGACAGGGAGGTCTACGAGCCGGGCGAGACCGGCTCTCTGACCATAACCGCAAAGGACCATGCGGGCAAGCCCGTCATAACCGAACTGGGCGTGCGCGTGAGCGACTATGCGGTCGAGTACATTCAGAAGGACGAAACGCTCGACCCTCGCCAGTTCTTCTATGGCGACAAGCGATATAGCTACTTTAGCTACGCCTGTTCGCTCGCTTATCACGGATTGTCGTTGCTCGAAAAGAACAAAGACGGATCTGTACTCGCTCGCTCTCGAGACGAACTGGCCGCCATGCCTGCTAGGGAGAACGCACGGTTTCAAGGCGCCCCAGCCTCGGCCGAGACTGGCGGCAGTGGCGGTTTTGGTGGTCGTGGCGGAGGCTTCGCGCTAGGCGCCGAACTCAAATCGATGGACCTGGCCGCCGCTATGCCATTAGTAGAGCAAGCGCCAGAACAAGAGATAGCCGTCCGAACGGATTTTCGCGCCACCGCCTACTGGAACGCCGCGATCGTTACGGACGCGAACGGCAAAGCGACCGTCCAGTTCAAATATCCCGAATCGACCACTGAATGGCGAGCCGTGGTTCGCGGCGTTACGACATCCACCCAGGTTGGCAAGGGCGAGGCGACCTCGCGAACGCGCAAGCCCATCATTGTGCGGCTACAGGCGCCCCGGTTCTTTGTTGTTGGCGACGAGCCGGTCATCTCGGCAGTCGTTAACAACAACACCGACCAAGCCATGCGCGCCCGAGTCTCTTTGGACGCAGAAGGCATCGATCGAACCGGCAGTCGCGACATCGAACTAACCGTGCCCGCCAATGGCGAAGCCCGCGCCGACTGGAAGACCCGCGTTTTGAACCACGGTCCGGTCAAGTTGAAGACAACGGCTGTCGCAGGCCGCCAGACCGACGGTATGGAGCGGACCTACCTGGCGTTTGAACATGGCATCGATCGCTTAATCGCCAAGTCGGGCAAGTTCGCGTCGAACGAAGCCGCTATTCTGATGGACATCCCCGCAGCGCGGCGCTCGACCGAGTTCGAGGTGATGGTAACGCCCAGCCTGGCCGTAACGATGCTCGACGCGCTGCCCTACCTGATCCGCTATCCCTATGGCTGCACCGAGCAAACCATGAGCCGATTCCTGCCCACCGTGATCGTCAAGAGCACGCTGCAAAAGATGGGCATGAAGCCGGAGGACATCGCTAACAAGGTGTTTGGCGGCATTACGCCCGAAGCGGCCAAACGAATGGCGACCAACCCGCAGGCAATGCTAAAGGAACTGGATCAAGTCATCCAGGCTGGACTGGCGCGGCTGTACGACATGCAGCACGAGGACGGCGGATGGGGCTGGTGGAAGGAGGGCGAATCGGACCTCTGGATGACGGCCTATGTCGTCTGGGGCTTGACGCTGGCACAATCGGCAGACCTCGACTTTGAGCACGATCGACTGGAGCGCGGCAGAGCGTTCCTGCAGACGAAGATTGTAACGGCCAAGAACAATCTGGCCCTGCAAACTTGGGTCCTGCATGCGCTGACCGCGCGAAACGGGAACGGCTCCGGCCCAGAACGCGCCGCGTTTGAGAACCTGTACGAACGCCGAAGCGAACTGCCCTCTTACAGTCTTGCGCTGCTTGCGCTCTCGGCGCACCGAATGGGAATGCGCGAACAGGCGCAGGTGTTGTCTCGAAACCTGGCCAACGGCGCCCAGATCGATAATGCGCCCGACCAATCGATACTGGTCCCCGGGGGCGAGCGCAACCCGCTGGCCGGCAGAACCGCGTTCTGGGGTTCGCGCGGATATTGGTGGAGATGGCACGACGGCCCAGTGGAGAGCACCAGTTTTGTACTGAGCGCTCTGTTAGCCATCGATCCCAAACACGAGCTGATAGAACCCGCGATCAACTGGCTGCTAAAAAACCGACGAGGCGCGCAATGGTCCAACACCCGCGACACCGCGATCGCGATTCTGACCCTCAACGACTATCTAAAAACGACCAACGAGCTCGGCCAGCGTTTTGACTTCGAGGTGTTCTTAAACGGCCGATCGATCGGAAAGCAGAGCGTAACGCCCGAGACTGCGATCTCTGCGCCGAGCCGTTTTGCCGCCGACCCCGAATTGGTGCGAGACGGTCGAAACGAGATTCGGATTGTTCGCACGGGCGAATCCGGCAACCTCTACTTTAGCGTCGAAGCTCGATTCTTCAGTCTGGAGGAGCCGATCCCTGCAGGCGGCCATGAGATCTTCGCCCGGCGAGAATTCTATCGCTACGTCGAGAAGAGAACTCTGCTGAACGGGATCCAGTACGAGCGCGTGCCGCTTCGCGATGGAGAAACCGTGCGCAGCGGCGAGCGAGTCGAGGTCGTCGTTACCGTCGAATCGAAGAATGACTATGAGTATCTGATCTTCGAAGACCTGAAGCCCGCCGGGTTGGAGGCCGTGCAGCTTCAGAGCGGCGCTCCCTTGTATGCCAGAGAGCTGAAGGCGTCTCGCGCGGGCGAGGCGAGCGGCAACCGCGACCCGAACGCGCCTTACACCGGTCGCTCCGCTTGGCTCTATCAGGAGCTGCGAGACCGAAAAGTGGCCATGTTCGCCTCGAGTCTGGAGCAGGGCTTGTGGGAAATCCGGTATGAGCTTCGCGCCGAGGTTCCCGGCAGGTTCCACGCGCTGCCGCTAATGGGCCATGCGATGTACGTGCCGGAGATTC